A region of the Paracoccaceae bacterium genome:
CACCGGCGCAGGGCGCAGCGCCAGTGAGATCAGGCGGTTCCTGTCCGGCGCGGGCGGGTCAGCCGCCAGCCAGCGGCGCACTGCACCAGGACCGATACCAAGCCGATCGAACAGCCGACGATAGCGGAACTGGGGGTGATCCTCGGCAGCCAGGGCATCGGTCAGCCCGGTCCAGACGTCGGGCGGCATGTCGGGGTCGAACCCCGGCAGGATCAATGCCCCCTGCGGCAATGCGGCCACCGCCTCCATCAACCGCAGGGTCGTGCCGCGCGACCCGGTCGAACCCGCGACGATGACCGGCGTTTCAGGCGGTTCGGTGCGCCATCTCCATGCCAGCCGCTCTACCACCAGCCGCTGACGCGCCTCGGCATCCGGTGCCGCGCCCGGTCCGAAGAAGGGCGCCACGATCGCCATGAAATCGCGTGTCCGCTGCCAGTGGTCGGAATGGTCCGACACATCAAGCGCCGCGATGGTCTCGGGTGCCACGCCTTCGCCCTGCATCTCGTCCAGCAGGTCGCCCAGACTGTCGGCCAGGTCGTAGAGCGCCGAGCGGGGCGCCAGATCGGGCGCACGGTCAAGCAGACGCCCGATCAGTACCGACAGTTCCAGACGTCGGCGCAGCGGCGGGATGGACGGCGGCAGCCCGGGTTCGGCCGCATCGCGCCCGAGGTCAGTGACAAGCCCGACCTGCGGCAGAAGGATGTCGCCCTGCGAAGCGAGATGGCCGATGATGGCGTCGCGCATGCGGTCCGTGTTCACCAGAATGCGCACGCGGGCCCAGCCTTCCGGGGCCATGCCCGACAGCCTTTCGCGCAGACCCCGTGCCACCAGTGCCGGAAAATCCGCCCCGGGTGGCAGCGCGAACAGCCGTGGCCCGGGTTCAGCGAACATCGGTGCCCCGCAACAGCGATTCCGCCTCGGCTATGCCCTCGGGGCGACCGACGTCGCACCACGCGCCGCGATGGACCCGGCCGAACGCGCGGCCTTCGCCGATCATCCTGTCCCATATCCGGTTCAGCGAGAACGCGGCATCGGGAATCGATGACAGTCCGGCGGGATCGATGATCTGCGCACCCAGATAGCGATAGCCCGGTGCACCCCTTGCCCGCGCCAGACGGCCATCGGCCGACATCAGGAAATCGCCCGGGTCGGCGGGCAGCAACGACAGCAGCGCCCCCATCCGCCCGCCGTCCCATCCCCTTTGAAGTGCGGACAAAGGGTTCTCGCCGGTGAATATGCCATCTGAGTTGAGCGTGAAGACCGGCCCCGGCCCCAGCAGTGGCAGCGCCGCGCGCAGCCCGCCGCCGGTGTCGAGGATCGCCTCGCGCTCCCATGACAGCGAAACTGGCCGGCCTTCCAGATGCGCGGCGATCTGATCGCCCCGGTAGTGCAGGTTCACCACGATGGGGTCTGCGCCCGCCGCATCGGCAAGGCCGAGCGCATGGTCGATCAGCGGCCGACCCGCCACCGGGATCAGCGGTTTCGGTCGATCGGCGGTCAGCCGCCCCATCCGGGTGCCGAACCCGGCGGCGAACAGCATCAGCGCGCGGGGCATGACTGGGCGATCCGGGCCAGGATGGTTGGGGTGGGTGGCGGCAACAGCCGCGCGCATTCGGCGTTCAGCCGGGCAAGCGCGGGATGCGCGAGATTCTGCATCAGATGCCCCCAGACGCGCGGCATCAGCGGCAGGTATCCCGACTTGCCCGCCGTCACCGCCAGACGCGCAAAGACCCCGATGATCCGCAAGGCCCGCTGCACGCCCAGCGCCGCGTAGGCGGCTTCGAAACCGGCGCCACCGCCATGTGCCGCGCGGAATCGGGCGACCATCGCCGCTTCGATCCCGGGCGCCGGGTCACGCCGCGCGTCCTGCAGCAGCGACACCAGGTCATAGGCAGGCTGGCCCATCTGCCCCAGCTGGAAATCCAGAAGCCCCACGGCCGCCACACCCGGGCGGTCCTTCAGCCACAGCAGGTTCTCGGCATGATAGTCGCGCAGGATCAGGACGCGCGGGCCATCCGCATGGGTCGCCAGAGCCTCGCCCAGAAGCGCGGCGAGGTTCTGGCGTGGCGGCGCCGATCCGGTGGCCGCCGCCGCATAGACATCGACGGCGAGCATCGCGGCCTCGGCCCAGTCCTGCGCCGGGAGATCCGGCAGGCCCGGAGGGGCGGGGTTGGCCTGCAGGTGGATCAGCACATCTGTCGCCGCGGCGTAGAGTGCCGGTTCCCGCTCTGGCTCGGTGGCGGCCAGCCGTGCGAACAGACTGTCCCCCAGGTCTTCGAGCAGCAGGAAACCATCTTCCAGATCGGCGGCCAGCACGCGCGGCGGCGACAGGCCGATGGCGGACAGATGCGCGCCGATGGCGACGAAGGCCGCAGGGTCGTCGGCCTGCCCGGGCGGTGAATCCATCAGCACCGCCGTCTCCATGCCGCGCGTCAGCCGCCTGTAGCTGCGTGCGGAGGCGTCGCCTGCCAGTGGCTGCCATCTGGCATCACCCCACCCGGCGGCATCCAGAAACCGCCGGGCGGCGGCATCGCGTGGGTGCGGCGGATCAGCAGGCATCGCGTGTGCCGTCAAGGGCGGACACCATGGCGCTCAGCGCCGCGATCCGGCCGGGCACCCCCCCGCGAAGCAGCACCGACCGCCCCTCGCCTTTAGGGGTCAGCCGCAGGTGCAGCGTGTCGGCCGGCAGGCGGCTGCCCATCCGGTCTGGCCACTCGATCAGGCAGAGCCGCCGCCCCAGTGCGTCATCGAGGCCAAGTTCCGCAGTGTCGTCCGGGTGGCCAAGGCGATAAAGATCGGCGTGCCAGATCGCATCGGGATCATCCAGTGGTCCGTAGGTTTGGACCAGCGTGAAACTCGGCGAAGGGACATCCTCTTGGCCAGCCAAACGTGCGCGGATCAGCGCGCGGGCAAGATGCGTCTTGCCTGCACCGATCGGCCCTTCCAGTGCCACGGTGTCGCCCGCACACAGGACATGCGCCATCGCGCGCCCAAGCCGATCCGTGGCGGCATCGTCGGGCAGATAGAGCGTCAGGTCGAGCGCACTGGGCATGGCTGGGAACGGCCGGGCTGCGGATAGGGGCATCCCCGGACATTACCGGGCTCGCCCGCCGCGACAAGCCGAAAGGCGGCAATCCCTGTCGGCGCCGGTCGGGGGTCCCCGATTGCTGCCTTCCGTCCTTGCTTCGCCCCTTCAGGCGCTGCGGCGCCCGCTGGCGAACTGCGGCGCGGGTTCGTCTGGCAGGGTCGCGGCATGGTGCGGGGCGGCCGCATCGTCGCGGAACACGATCAGCGTGGCACCCCCTGCAAGCCGCGCAAAGCGGCACGCGATGCGGCGCCCGTCGGTCAGCCGCACGTCGTCGGCCCAGGCCGAAAGCGGACCCATGGCGGCAATGAAATCCTCTGCGCGATCCCAGACGGTGGTGGGTGCCGAGCGGTTGCGCCAGTGTTCGCAAAGCGCTGCGGCCGCGGCCGTGCCTTCCAGAGTGGCGCCGGGATCGTGACCCCATAGCCGACTGTAGGCCGCATTCGACATGACGAGCGCACCGGCCTGCGAGAACACCGCGATCCCCTCGTCCATCGTGTCGATGACCGCCTGGCCCAGTTCCAGATCGGCACGATAGCGGCGGGTGCGTGTCATCTCGGTCGAGATGTCTTCGAACATCAGGGCCAGTGCCCCGTTCGGATGCGGGCGCCCGGTGACACGGTAGGACTGGCCCGAGGGCAGGTTCCAGATCTCCTCGTACAGGCCGGTTGCGGCGGCATCTTCCATTTCGGTCATCTGGCGGCGCCAGTTCCGATAATCCCGGGGTTCGGGGATCATCGAACGGTCGCGCAACGCATCGAAGAATGCGGCGAGCGATGGCCGGGCAGTCAGGAAGTCGGGCGGCAGACCCGTCAGGTCCAGCAGCGCAGGATTGAACAGGGCAAGGTTTCGCGCCTCGTCAAAGATCGCCAGTCCGGTGCGCAGATGCGCGAAGGTCTTTGTCAGCGTCTGCATGAAGGATCGCAGCGACATTTCCGCCTGAACCGCGCCATCGGCGGGAAGTGCGTGCACGATCCGGCCGTCACCGTCCGGCACGACGACGAGTTCGTACCAGTGCCCCGACTTGCCGTCGGAATCGGAGAGCCTCTGTCGCTGGTCCCGCGCGCCCTGCAGCGCGGCGAGACGGTCGAACAGCCGGGGCAGCGGCCACTCAAGCTCGGCCCCGGGTGGCAGGCGCTGCAGCGCAAGGTCAAGATAGTTGGCGTTTCCCCAGACCACGGCGCCATCGGCATCCTCGCGCCAGATCGGCACCGGCAGCGTCGATGTCGCGCGACGCAGAAGATCAAGCTCCTCCTGCATGCCGCTTTCGGCCAGCGAACCGGCCGTCTCATCCCCTTGAACCAGCGAGATGCGGGTCAACCCGCCACGCAGTTCTGCGGTCAGGGTAAGTGACGCATCCCCGCCCGTTCCGGTCAACACGATCCGCCCCTCTGACGGCAGGCGCGCGATGGTTTCGGCAAAGCCGGGAAAGCGCGGGTGCAGCCATGCGCCCAGCCTTGTCCAGGCGCTGCCCGTGCGAAGCGGGCTGCGCTGCACCAGACCCCGTGCCACCGGCGTTGCATCGACCAGCGCCTCGCCATCGAACAGGAAGGTGACGGCCCCGGCGGGTTCGGCAAAGATGCCCGCGAGGACGGGCGGGCGCATCCGTGCCTGCATTGCGGCGAGCGCCAGGACGCCGAGGGCAGCGGCCATGATCGCCGTCACGACAAGGCCTGCGGCAAGAAAGGGATCGAACGTCATCGCACACCCGGGCTGTCCACCTGACTGCAACCTTGTCGCGAACAGGTTAACGGCGCATTAAGCCAGAAGCTGACGAAACGTCGCCTCAGATTGCGTTCGGACGGTTCTCGCCCAGCGATCCCTCATCCTGGAGCACGATGTCGCGTGCGCGCCAGGCGACCTGGACGATGGCGCCGCCGCGCTCGGGGCGCTCGGCGGGGGTCAGGAACGGGTCGGAGGCATTGGCGAAGGATACCTCGGCGCCGGTGCGTTCCAGCAGCGTCTTTGCGATGAACAGGCCCAGGCCCATGCCCTCGTACTCCGGACGCTGTGCGCCATCCTGCGGCCCGCGACGCTGCCGGAGGAACGGATCGCCGATCCGGCCGATCAGATGCGGCGGGTACCCCTCGCCATCGTCCACGATCGTCACGGACACCTTCTGCGGCGTCCATGTCGCATCGACCCATACGGAGGACCGTGCGAAATCGACCGCGTTCTGGATCAGGTTGCGCAGCCCGTGGATAAGCTCGGGGCGCCGCAGGATCACCGGCTGGCGGTCCGGCGCACCACCCTCGGGGGCAAGATCGAAATGCACGGTGCGGCCGCGTTCCAGATGCGGCTCTGCCGCCTCGCGCAGCACCGCTCCGAGGGGCGCGCGGCGCAGGTGCAGGTCGTCCTTGCCCGCCCGCCCCATTGATCGCAGGATGTCGCGGCAACGGTCGGCCTGGTCCCGGATCAGCTGGGCATCCTCGCGCAGCGTCGGGCGGTCCGCCAGTTCCTCGATCAGTTCGGCGCTGACAAGCTTTATCGTGGCCAGCGGCGTGCCGAGTTCATGTGCGGCGGCTGCGACGACGCCGCCCAGGTCGGTCAGCTTCTGTTCCCGCGCCAGCGCCATCTGGGTTGCCAGCAAGGCCTCCGACATCACGCGGATCTCGTCGGCGACGCGATGCGAATAAAGCCCGAGAAACAGGATCCCGATCAGGATCGACAGCCAGAAACCGAACTCGAACAGCGGCGGCACGACCAGCACGCTGCCATCGGCAAAGCGAAGCGGGATGTTGGCAAAGGCCGTCAGCGTGACCAGGCAGATCGCCGTCAGCCCCAGCAGGATCGTCGTGCGCAACTGCAGCGCCGAAGCCGAGATGACCACGGGCGCAAGGATCAGCAGGGCGAACGGATTGGTCAGCCCGCCGGTCAGGTATAGAAGGAATGACAATTGCGCGAGGTCGAACAGCAGCACAAGCATGGCCTCGACCTCGGTCAGGCGCTTGTTCTCGGGAAACACGAAGATCGAGATGAGATTGGCAACGATCGCCGCGCCGACCACAAGAAAGCACATGCCCAGCGGCAGTTGCAGCCCGTAGTAGCGATGCGCCACGGTGATCGCCATCAGCTGGCCGCAGATCGCCAGCCAGCGCAGCAGGATGAGCGTGCGCAGGCGGACGCTGCCCTGTCCGGTGTCGAAGGTTCGGAAGCCCCGGCTGGGTGAAAGCATCGCATTGCCCCCGGCTGCGGGATCACGTAACCGCAATGCATGCTATGGCGCCCGGTCGGCCGGTTCAATGGCGCCTGGAAGGTGGAGAACTGGAATGGCGCGTGTCTGGGCAATGGCGGCGGTGGTGGCGGTGGCGGGGGGTCTCGGGGCGACCGCCTGGAAGATATACTCCGATCGCATGGCCGATCCTTTCGCGGCATGTCGCGGCGGACAGGTCGCGGGCGGCGCCATTGGCGGACCCTTCGCCCTGACCGATCAGGCTGGTCGTCAGGTGACCGAGGCCGAGGTGATCACCAGGCCGTCGCTGGTCTATTTCGGCTACACGTTCTGCCCCGATGTCTGCCCGCTGGACAACCAGCGCAATGCCGAGGCGGTGGACATCCTGGAAGAGATGGGAATCGAGGCAATCCCGGTCTTCATCTCGATCGACCCCAAGCGCGATACGCCCGAGGTATTGGCGGACTATGCCGCCAACATGCACCCCCGGATGATCGCCCTGACCGGCACCGACGATCAGGTTCGGGCCGCGTCGCAGGCATACAAGACCTATTTCAAGGTGCAGGACCCGGCCGAGGAATTCTATCTGATCGACCATTCCACCTTCACCTACCTGATGACGCCGGATCGCGGTTTCGTCGACTTCTTCAAGCGCGAGGTCACGCCGGACCAGATGGCAGAGCGCGTCGCCTGCTTCCTGAATGCCGGCTAGGCCAAAGCCGCCCGCCTGACCGCCCCGTTTGACTGCGGCGTGGCAGGTGCCTAGGTTCATTTGCACGTATCGCGCAGCAGGAGAGAAGCATGGCAGAGGATGCCGCCGCAGAACTGGGTCCGGATCGCAGCCTTCTGCTTGTGGACGATGACGAACCCTTCCTGAAACGCCTTGCGAGGGCGATGGAAAAGCGCGGCTTCCTTCCCGAGACGGCCGACAGCGTCGCGGCCGGCCGGGCAATTGCCCAGGCCCGTCCCCCCGCCTATGCGGTGGTCGACCTGCGACTGGAGGATGGCAACGGGCTCGACGTGGTGGAGATGCTGCGCGAGCGACGGCCGGATTGCCGGATTGTGGTGCTGACGGGATACGGGGCGATTGCGACGGCGGTCGCCGCCGTCAAGATCGGCGCCATCGACTACCTTTCGAAACCTGCGGATGCGAACGAGGTCACCAACGCGCTCCTGTCGCGGGGCGACGCGCTTCCGGCGCCGCCGGACAATCCGATGTCTGCAGACCGGGTCCGATGGGAGCACATCCAGCGGGTCTATGAAATGTGCGACCGCAACGTTTCGGAAACCGCGCGCCGACTGAACATGCATCGCCGTACGCTTCAGCGGATTCTGGCCAAACGCAGCCCCCGTTGAATTGACCAGTCCTTTTCGACGTCTTGAATGCCACTATACGAACGTATACCGTGTATGCAATTCAATGAAAGAAGGACGGGACTATGGAAATCAACCTCAACGACCTGTCACTGAAGGAGCTCAAGGACCTTCAGTCCCAGGTGGCGCGCGCGATTTCGAGCTTTGAGGACCGGCGCAAGAAAGCCGCGCTTGTCGAGCTTGAGGAAAAGGCGCGGGAACTGGGGTTCAATCTGGCAGAACTCGCCACGCTGACGACGGCCCGGGGCAAGACTGTTTCTGCTCCCAAATTCGCGAACCCGGCAAACCCTGCCGATACCTGGACAGGACGTGGCCGCAAGCCCCGCTGGTTCAGCGAGGCGCTCGCCGCAGGCAAGCAGCCGGGCGACATGGCGATCTGAGCCCGGTCAGGCCTGGCGGGAAAGCCACGCCAGGAAGGCCCGCGCAGGGGCGCGGGGTGGGCCTGGCGGCGTGACGACGAAATAGGCCGGCAGGCGGTCGCGGCTTTCGTGAACCAGTACCAGTCGGCCTTCGCGTACGTCGTCCTCGACCAGCGCTGCGCTTTCGACGACCAGACCAAGCCCTTGCCGCGCCGCGGCGAGGGCAAGCGACTCGTCGGATATCTCGGTGGCCGACAACAGCGCGGGCTCGAGCCCCAGGCTGCGCAGATAGTCGTCCTGTTCCAGCCAGCCGCGCGACAGGATCCAGTCCATGTCCGCCAGCCGATCCTGCCCGATCGGAACCTCGCCGACAACTGCAGGGGCCGCGGCAACCACCAGCCGGGCGGCGGCAAGATAACGGGCCGTCACGCCGGGCCAGTTGCCCTGCCCATAGCGGATACCCAGGTCCATGCCGTCGCGGCGCAGGTCGACCACACGGTTGTCGGGATGCAGCGACAGGCCGATATCGGGG
Encoded here:
- a CDS encoding phosphotransferase; the encoded protein is MPADPPHPRDAAARRFLDAAGWGDARWQPLAGDASARSYRRLTRGMETAVLMDSPPGQADDPAAFVAIGAHLSAIGLSPPRVLAADLEDGFLLLEDLGDSLFARLAATEPEREPALYAAATDVLIHLQANPAPPGLPDLPAQDWAEAAMLAVDVYAAAATGSAPPRQNLAALLGEALATHADGPRVLILRDYHAENLLWLKDRPGVAAVGLLDFQLGQMGQPAYDLVSLLQDARRDPAPGIEAAMVARFRAAHGGGAGFEAAYAALGVQRALRIIGVFARLAVTAGKSGYLPLMPRVWGHLMQNLAHPALARLNAECARLLPPPTPTILARIAQSCPAR
- a CDS encoding SCO family protein, which encodes MARVWAMAAVVAVAGGLGATAWKIYSDRMADPFAACRGGQVAGGAIGGPFALTDQAGRQVTEAEVITRPSLVYFGYTFCPDVCPLDNQRNAEAVDILEEMGIEAIPVFISIDPKRDTPEVLADYAANMHPRMIALTGTDDQVRAASQAYKTYFKVQDPAEEFYLIDHSTFTYLMTPDRGFVDFFKREVTPDQMAERVACFLNAG
- a CDS encoding LysR family transcriptional regulator; the protein is MPIDWRHLPPLTALRAFQAVAQSGGFSAAARILNVTHAAVAQQVRALEDHLAVPLVLREGRRMALTADGARLAQALEEGFGAIQSAVEGLRAGGADRPVRITLTTAFAAQWLMPRLRDFWALHPDIGLSLHPDNRVVDLRRDGMDLGIRYGQGNWPGVTARYLAAARLVVAAAPAVVGEVPIGQDRLADMDWILSRGWLEQDDYLRSLGLEPALLSATEISDESLALAAARQGLGLVVESAALVEDDVREGRLVLVHESRDRLPAYFVVTPPGPPRAPARAFLAWLSRQA
- the tsaE gene encoding tRNA (adenosine(37)-N6)-threonylcarbamoyltransferase complex ATPase subunit type 1 TsaE, which codes for MPSALDLTLYLPDDAATDRLGRAMAHVLCAGDTVALEGPIGAGKTHLARALIRARLAGQEDVPSPSFTLVQTYGPLDDPDAIWHADLYRLGHPDDTAELGLDDALGRRLCLIEWPDRMGSRLPADTLHLRLTPKGEGRSVLLRGGVPGRIAALSAMVSALDGTRDAC
- a CDS encoding ActR/PrrA/RegA family redox response regulator transcription factor; translated protein: MAEDAAAELGPDRSLLLVDDDEPFLKRLARAMEKRGFLPETADSVAAGRAIAQARPPAYAVVDLRLEDGNGLDVVEMLRERRPDCRIVVLTGYGAIATAVAAVKIGAIDYLSKPADANEVTNALLSRGDALPAPPDNPMSADRVRWEHIQRVYEMCDRNVSETARRLNMHRRTLQRILAKRSPR
- a CDS encoding ActS/PrrB/RegB family redox-sensitive histidine kinase; this encodes MLSPSRGFRTFDTGQGSVRLRTLILLRWLAICGQLMAITVAHRYYGLQLPLGMCFLVVGAAIVANLISIFVFPENKRLTEVEAMLVLLFDLAQLSFLLYLTGGLTNPFALLILAPVVISASALQLRTTILLGLTAICLVTLTAFANIPLRFADGSVLVVPPLFEFGFWLSILIGILFLGLYSHRVADEIRVMSEALLATQMALAREQKLTDLGGVVAAAAHELGTPLATIKLVSAELIEELADRPTLREDAQLIRDQADRCRDILRSMGRAGKDDLHLRRAPLGAVLREAAEPHLERGRTVHFDLAPEGGAPDRQPVILRRPELIHGLRNLIQNAVDFARSSVWVDATWTPQKVSVTIVDDGEGYPPHLIGRIGDPFLRQRRGPQDGAQRPEYEGMGLGLFIAKTLLERTGAEVSFANASDPFLTPAERPERGGAIVQVAWRARDIVLQDEGSLGENRPNAI
- a CDS encoding H-NS histone family protein codes for the protein MEINLNDLSLKELKDLQSQVARAISSFEDRRKKAALVELEEKARELGFNLAELATLTTARGKTVSAPKFANPANPADTWTGRGRKPRWFSEALAAGKQPGDMAI
- a CDS encoding PAS-domain containing protein, with protein sequence MTFDPFLAAGLVVTAIMAAALGVLALAAMQARMRPPVLAGIFAEPAGAVTFLFDGEALVDATPVARGLVQRSPLRTGSAWTRLGAWLHPRFPGFAETIARLPSEGRIVLTGTGGDASLTLTAELRGGLTRISLVQGDETAGSLAESGMQEELDLLRRATSTLPVPIWREDADGAVVWGNANYLDLALQRLPPGAELEWPLPRLFDRLAALQGARDQRQRLSDSDGKSGHWYELVVVPDGDGRIVHALPADGAVQAEMSLRSFMQTLTKTFAHLRTGLAIFDEARNLALFNPALLDLTGLPPDFLTARPSLAAFFDALRDRSMIPEPRDYRNWRRQMTEMEDAAATGLYEEIWNLPSGQSYRVTGRPHPNGALALMFEDISTEMTRTRRYRADLELGQAVIDTMDEGIAVFSQAGALVMSNAAYSRLWGHDPGATLEGTAAAAALCEHWRNRSAPTTVWDRAEDFIAAMGPLSAWADDVRLTDGRRIACRFARLAGGATLIVFRDDAAAPHHAATLPDEPAPQFASGRRSA
- a CDS encoding nucleotidyltransferase family protein; protein product: MPRALMLFAAGFGTRMGRLTADRPKPLIPVAGRPLIDHALGLADAAGADPIVVNLHYRGDQIAAHLEGRPVSLSWEREAILDTGGGLRAALPLLGPGPVFTLNSDGIFTGENPLSALQRGWDGGRMGALLSLLPADPGDFLMSADGRLARARGAPGYRYLGAQIIDPAGLSSIPDAAFSLNRIWDRMIGEGRAFGRVHRGAWCDVGRPEGIAEAESLLRGTDVR